A genomic window from Mesorhizobium sp. 131-2-1 includes:
- a CDS encoding OmpA family protein, with the protein MQSVKSEKGSRRDRSPDEENVRKRERPEGTDVIREIGDRVIVQFGDHVTVESNDRPRMTRGAKEVYYEDLPRGRIRETIVRENGNQIVTVRDRYGNVIRRSRITPDGREYVMVYVDDRYYDRDNSWRDPGLDLAPIRLRIPVNEYILDAADVDDPQRYYTFLDQPPIERIQRLYSVDEVKRSARIRDIVRRVDLDTLTFETGSADIPEGELGKLKSLAEAMEKLLGKNPAETFLIEGHTDAVGSDEDNLALSDRRAESVASALTNSFAIPPENLVTQGYGEQFLKVKTEAATRENRRVGIRRITPLVAPVANAN; encoded by the coding sequence GTGCAGTCCGTCAAGTCAGAAAAGGGCTCGCGGCGCGACCGCTCGCCCGATGAGGAGAACGTGCGAAAGCGCGAGCGTCCGGAGGGAACCGACGTGATCCGCGAGATCGGCGATCGCGTCATTGTCCAGTTCGGCGACCATGTCACGGTCGAAAGCAACGACCGGCCGCGCATGACTCGCGGCGCCAAGGAGGTCTACTATGAAGACCTTCCCCGCGGTCGCATCCGCGAGACCATCGTGCGCGAGAACGGCAATCAAATCGTCACCGTACGGGATCGCTATGGCAACGTCATCAGGCGCTCCCGCATCACTCCGGATGGCCGCGAGTACGTGATGGTCTATGTTGACGATCGATACTACGACCGCGACAACAGCTGGCGGGATCCGGGCCTCGATCTGGCCCCAATTCGGCTCAGGATTCCGGTGAACGAATATATCCTGGATGCGGCCGACGTTGACGATCCGCAACGATACTACACGTTCCTGGACCAGCCGCCGATCGAGCGCATCCAGCGACTATACTCCGTTGATGAAGTTAAGCGCTCGGCTCGTATTCGTGACATTGTCCGACGTGTGGATCTCGATACACTGACCTTCGAGACGGGGTCGGCTGATATTCCTGAAGGCGAACTGGGAAAGCTGAAAAGTCTCGCCGAGGCGATGGAAAAGCTACTAGGTAAGAATCCGGCCGAAACCTTTCTGATCGAAGGTCACACCGACGCTGTCGGCTCGGACGAAGACAATCTAGCGCTGTCGGACAGACGGGCCGAGTCAGTCGCTTCCGCCCTCACCAACAGCTTTGCAATCCCGCCGGAAAACTTGGTGACCCAGGGCTACGGTGAGCAGTTTCTGAAGGTGAAGACCGAAGCAGCCACTCGTGAAAATCGCCGGGTTGGCATCCGCCGCATCACGCCATTGGTTGCACCCGTGGCAAACGCCAACTAA
- a CDS encoding Hsp20 family protein, with protein sequence MRTNLDFSPFYRSSIGFDRIFNLLENASPPQNADNWPPYDIAKLGEDTYRIVLAVAGFGEDELTITQEPNMLVIEGAKTENDEVQYLHHGLALRSFARRFELADHVTIVGAKLENGLLIIDLKKEIPEEMKPRRIAINVETDKKAASKRIESAAA encoded by the coding sequence ATGAGAACGAACCTGGACTTTTCCCCCTTCTACCGGTCGAGCATCGGCTTTGACCGCATCTTCAACCTGCTCGAAAACGCCAGCCCCCCGCAGAACGCGGACAACTGGCCGCCCTACGACATCGCCAAGCTCGGCGAAGACACCTACCGCATTGTCCTTGCGGTCGCCGGTTTCGGTGAAGACGAGCTTACGATCACGCAGGAGCCAAATATGCTCGTGATCGAGGGCGCCAAGACAGAGAACGACGAGGTTCAGTACCTCCATCATGGCCTGGCGCTAAGGTCGTTCGCGCGCCGCTTCGAACTAGCCGATCATGTGACCATCGTCGGGGCAAAGCTCGAAAACGGTCTGCTCATCATCGACCTCAAGAAGGAAATTCCCGAGGAGATGAAGCCGCGCCGCATCGCGATTAATGTCGAGACCGACAAGAAGGCCGCGTCCAAGCGCATTGAAAGCGCGGCGGCCTGA
- a CDS encoding Hsp20/alpha crystallin family protein: protein MSVRDLIPWSRGGSQAPSIYRGDDMDPFLSLHRNVNRLFDEVFRGFDTPSVLGRMAPLNGTWPSVEFSETDKEIRVTAEIPGLDENDVEVMLDDGVLTLRGEKKAETEDKDRQFSERYYGRFERRFSLGREVEDDKVTATFKNGVLTVTLPKTKKAQANAKRVAINGSK from the coding sequence ATGAGCGTACGTGACTTGATTCCCTGGAGCCGTGGCGGCAGCCAGGCACCGAGCATTTATCGCGGTGACGACATGGATCCGTTCCTGTCGTTGCACCGCAATGTCAACCGGCTATTCGACGAGGTGTTCCGCGGTTTTGACACGCCTTCGGTCCTGGGCCGCATGGCACCTCTCAACGGCACTTGGCCAAGCGTGGAGTTCTCGGAAACCGATAAGGAAATCCGGGTGACGGCCGAAATTCCGGGCCTCGATGAAAACGACGTCGAGGTCATGCTGGATGATGGTGTTCTGACGCTTCGCGGCGAGAAGAAAGCAGAGACCGAGGACAAGGACCGCCAGTTCAGCGAACGCTATTATGGGCGCTTTGAGCGGCGCTTCAGTCTCGGCCGTGAGGTTGAAGACGACAAGGTGACGGCGACGTTCAAGAACGGTGTGCTCACCGTGACACTGCCGAAGACCAAAAAGGCCCAGGCGAACGCCAAGCGCGTTGCAATCAATGGCAGCAAATGA
- a CDS encoding sensor histidine kinase, translated as MTADSEKAEAVEQLLDTPELATALESEQFKKFLDQVPIAIAVSDLNARERVVYANPEFEKLSGLKAVSLARENWAALSGNGLHEHKDKTLADSLLNETDFVGTFRLDRGIDKPAVVDAYSNVIVDDDGKICFRLVALVDVSLHGEAGPSIEERVREKDTLLRELQHRVKNNLQMITALIRLETRNAAEPDQKRFERLAGRVDALAILYQTLSADDQKDEVDLGTYLSQIASAVMASHAVEGIRLDMKVDTYPVSINVAMPTGLVVNELLTNSLKHGFKGREGGTITLHSIVNGDGCRIIIADDGIGLPGGETWPKPGKLGALIARSLTENAKAQFEVKSSANGTKVTIIFKRSAATG; from the coding sequence ATGACAGCGGATTCAGAAAAGGCCGAGGCGGTTGAGCAATTGCTCGATACGCCCGAACTCGCCACTGCGCTGGAGAGCGAACAGTTCAAGAAGTTCCTCGACCAAGTTCCTATCGCCATTGCCGTTTCCGACCTAAACGCAAGGGAGCGTGTCGTTTACGCCAATCCGGAATTTGAAAAACTCTCTGGCTTGAAGGCCGTCAGTCTGGCACGCGAAAACTGGGCAGCGCTTTCCGGAAATGGACTCCATGAGCACAAGGACAAGACGCTAGCTGATAGCCTTTTGAATGAAACCGATTTCGTGGGCACTTTCCGCCTGGATCGCGGCATCGACAAGCCGGCGGTCGTCGACGCCTATTCAAATGTGATAGTGGACGACGACGGCAAGATTTGTTTTCGGCTCGTTGCGCTAGTGGATGTGTCCCTTCACGGCGAAGCGGGGCCCTCGATCGAGGAGCGTGTTCGCGAGAAAGATACTCTGCTGCGCGAACTGCAGCATCGGGTGAAAAACAATCTCCAGATGATCACCGCATTAATCCGGCTAGAAACCCGCAATGCAGCTGAACCCGATCAGAAGCGGTTCGAAAGGTTGGCCGGCCGCGTCGACGCGCTGGCAATCCTTTACCAGACGCTGTCGGCTGACGATCAGAAAGATGAGGTTGATCTCGGTACCTATTTGAGTCAGATCGCATCCGCAGTCATGGCCTCACATGCGGTCGAAGGTATCCGCCTCGATATGAAGGTTGACACCTATCCGGTGTCTATAAACGTCGCCATGCCGACTGGTCTTGTTGTGAACGAGCTGCTGACCAATTCGCTCAAACATGGCTTCAAAGGGCGAGAAGGCGGAACAATAACGCTCCACAGCATAGTCAATGGCGACGGATGCCGCATCATTATTGCCGACGACGGAATTGGCTTACCGGGAGGCGAGACATGGCCCAAGCCCGGCAAGCTCGGCGCGCTTATCGCGCGTTCGTTGACCGAGAATGCCAAAGCGCAATTTGAAGTCAAATCCAGCGCCAATGGGACCAAGGTCACCATTATTTTCAAACGATCGGCCGCTACGGGATAG
- a CDS encoding usg protein translates to MVSREFRLQLEGYGLTTAEIHYHLPDHPSLLQLYVWQEYDLAPEFLTLKGFLDYWERELEGALHSVRIAHHRLIRPSEWKAVDGIFTVQ, encoded by the coding sequence ATGGTCAGCAGGGAATTCCGACTGCAGTTGGAGGGCTACGGTCTCACAACTGCTGAGATCCACTACCACCTTCCCGATCATCCAAGCCTTTTGCAGCTTTACGTTTGGCAGGAATACGATCTTGCACCGGAATTCCTAACCCTGAAAGGGTTTCTGGATTACTGGGAGCGCGAACTCGAAGGCGCGCTGCATTCCGTGCGCATCGCCCATCACCGCCTGATCCGGCCTTCCGAATGGAAGGCCGTCGACGGCATCTTCACAGTTCAATAG
- a CDS encoding DUF982 domain-containing protein, whose amino-acid sequence MMVLTFLAPVQVKTNDVIHDINSVREALVFLNQWPKARRGPVYSCAVRSCNAAIAGQMTTDQARQAFVGFARIAGVLAKSDLSPLAEADQKLPLSGRGP is encoded by the coding sequence ATGATGGTTCTGACTTTCCTTGCCCCCGTCCAGGTTAAAACCAACGACGTGATCCACGACATCAACTCGGTACGGGAGGCGCTCGTGTTCTTGAACCAATGGCCTAAGGCCCGTCGGGGACCGGTATACAGTTGCGCGGTGAGAAGCTGCAACGCCGCGATCGCCGGTCAGATGACAACCGATCAGGCGCGGCAGGCATTTGTCGGCTTTGCAAGGATAGCTGGGGTGCTGGCCAAATCCGATCTTTCACCACTGGCCGAGGCCGATCAAAAGCTGCCCCTTTCTGGGCGCGGTCCCTGA
- a CDS encoding DUF982 domain-containing protein translates to MESATFKQPVFVRNEGRVVQKIGCVMDAIEFLEEWPVERRGLLHAVASDACYSAYDGRKSVEAANKAFTTWARRIAVIEDLPAAPQWMTVRKISKIDHLLDSQG, encoded by the coding sequence ATGGAAAGTGCCACGTTCAAACAGCCGGTTTTCGTAAGAAACGAAGGCCGTGTTGTCCAAAAGATCGGCTGTGTCATGGATGCGATAGAGTTTCTGGAAGAATGGCCGGTCGAAAGGCGCGGCCTCCTCCACGCAGTGGCGTCTGATGCATGCTACTCCGCGTACGACGGTCGGAAATCTGTCGAGGCGGCGAACAAGGCCTTTACGACCTGGGCACGCAGGATCGCCGTCATCGAGGACCTGCCCGCAGCGCCACAGTGGATGACAGTGCGGAAGATCAGCAAAATAGACCATCTTTTAGATAGTCAGGGCTAG
- the groES gene encoding co-chaperone GroES produces MTFRPLHDRILVRRIEAEEKTAGGIIIPDTAKEKPQEGEVIAVGPGARDESGKLTPLDVKIGDRILFGKWSGTEIKVNGEDLLIMKESDVMGVIEQATAVKKAA; encoded by the coding sequence ATGACGTTCCGTCCATTGCATGACCGTATCCTGGTCCGCCGCATCGAAGCCGAGGAGAAGACGGCCGGCGGCATCATCATCCCCGATACCGCCAAGGAGAAGCCGCAGGAGGGCGAGGTGATTGCCGTAGGCCCAGGCGCCCGCGACGAGAGCGGCAAGCTCACGCCTCTCGACGTCAAGATCGGCGATCGCATCCTGTTTGGCAAGTGGTCCGGCACTGAGATCAAGGTCAACGGCGAGGACCTGCTGATCATGAAGGAAAGCGACGTGATGGGCGTGATCGAGCAGGCCACGGCGGTCAAGAAGGCCGCCTGA
- a CDS encoding adenylate/guanylate cyclase domain-containing protein, whose product MADVVGSTPLYERFGDDAALQQVSDCLDAMRAIVAQHGDDFIYSKGDDVLSLFESPEMALRAVCQISQQLTKGPLSARIGLHFGAVIRARAAVFGDVVNVTARLSSTANPGRC is encoded by the coding sequence TTGGCTGATGTCGTGGGCAGCACGCCCCTCTATGAGCGCTTCGGCGACGATGCCGCTCTGCAGCAGGTTTCGGATTGCCTGGACGCAATGCGAGCGATCGTCGCCCAGCACGGCGATGATTTCATCTACTCGAAGGGCGATGACGTACTCAGCCTGTTCGAGAGCCCGGAGATGGCGCTGAGGGCCGTCTGCCAAATCAGCCAACAATTGACGAAAGGGCCGTTGAGCGCCCGTATCGGATTGCATTTCGGGGCGGTCATTCGCGCGCGGGCCGCGGTATTCGGCGACGTTGTCAATGTCACCGCCAGGTTGTCCAGCACGGCCAACCCCGGGAGGTGCTGA